A stretch of Malus sylvestris chromosome 11, drMalSylv7.2, whole genome shotgun sequence DNA encodes these proteins:
- the LOC126590088 gene encoding uncharacterized protein LOC126590088 isoform X2 encodes MGSVCCVAAKKRTHPNRTEGETLCRNAIRSPSWNFQWDNRQRVSSEIGTPYQVSRGISTNDSMELKGALSSERGNFSDLGSPLENFGTPISQKSPVHGGTGTNLSPSPDISIARNYSPDVKSLTESLAIANSFASNVSLSMPTNFSTPTAEPSRCWKFKSKQVVNGSC; translated from the exons ATGGGATCAGTTTGCTGTGTTGCTGCGAAGAAAAGAACCCACCCAAATCGAACTGAAGGTGAAACATTGTGCAGGAATGCCATACGTTCACCGTCATGGAATTTTCAATGGGATAATCGACAGCGTGTTTCTAGTGAAATTGGTACTCCATATCAAGTCTCTCGTGGAATCAGTACTAATGATAGCATGGAGTTAAAAGGTGCATTAAGTTCTGAAAGGGGTAATTTCTCAGATCTGGGAAGCCCACTGGAGAATTTTGGAACACCTATATCTCAAAAGTCCCCTGTTCATGGAGGAACAGGTACAAATCTGAGTCCATCTCCAG ATATATCCATTGCAAGAAATTATTCTCCAGAT GTGAAGAGTTTGACAGAATCACTGGCAATTGCAAATTCATTTGCATCAAATGTTTCGTTGTCCATGCCTACAAATTTTTCAACACCAACTGCAGAACCATCACGTTGTTGgaaattcaaatcaaaacaGGTTGTAAATGGCAGCTGCTAG
- the LOC126590088 gene encoding uncharacterized protein LOC126590088 isoform X1: MGSVCCVAAKKRTHPNRTEGETLCRNAIRSPSWNFQWDNRQRVSSEIGTPYQVSRGISTNDSMELKGALSSERGNFSDLGSPLENFGTPISQKSPVHGGTGTNLSPSPGEEFDRITGNCKFICIKCFVVHAYKFFNTNCRTITLLEIQIKTGCKWQLLAVSFFTGCTHTCCNYKD, translated from the exons ATGGGATCAGTTTGCTGTGTTGCTGCGAAGAAAAGAACCCACCCAAATCGAACTGAAGGTGAAACATTGTGCAGGAATGCCATACGTTCACCGTCATGGAATTTTCAATGGGATAATCGACAGCGTGTTTCTAGTGAAATTGGTACTCCATATCAAGTCTCTCGTGGAATCAGTACTAATGATAGCATGGAGTTAAAAGGTGCATTAAGTTCTGAAAGGGGTAATTTCTCAGATCTGGGAAGCCCACTGGAGAATTTTGGAACACCTATATCTCAAAAGTCCCCTGTTCATGGAGGAACAGGTACAAATCTGAGTCCATCTCCAG GTGAAGAGTTTGACAGAATCACTGGCAATTGCAAATTCATTTGCATCAAATGTTTCGTTGTCCATGCCTACAAATTTTTCAACACCAACTGCAGAACCATCACGTTGTTGgaaattcaaatcaaaacaGGTTGTAAATGGCAGCTGCTAGCTGTTAGTTTCTTTACAGGTTGTACTCACACTTGCTGCAACTACAAAGACTAA